In Taeniopygia guttata chromosome 23, bTaeGut7.mat, whole genome shotgun sequence, the following are encoded in one genomic region:
- the DLGAP3 gene encoding disks large-associated protein 3 isoform X1 gives MMKGYHGERSQTQPSSGHRCRCIPEDCEHPADYILLSPSEPCSLEHPYCPARSPGAASECPGGPLSEPPSASASSTFPRMHHAQQPYDSCDECMATAHPASKINRLPPTLLDQFEKQLPLHHDGFHTLQYPRAGGAEPRSESPSRIRHLVHSVQKLFAKSHSLEAPAKRDYNGAKMDGRGDGYHHHHHHHHHHHHHQSRHGKRSKSKDRKVDSRHRSKMLGWWSSDDNLDSDSSYMVSGRHAADQGTQYCVDAPESAFRDLTLKSLKGGGEGKCLACAGMSMSLDGQTLKRSAWHTMTVSQAREAYPSAGGTEKTLMLQEAKAKDRAYQYLQVPQDEWSGYPAGKDGEIPCRRMRSGSYIKAMGDEDSADSDISAKVLPRAATRRDSYRRSSSADQARTKFASRHYSDSYICNCPSCCTPPRMLPRGQSYGRSFTTGQINDELNHQFEAVCESVFGEVESQAVEALDLPGCFRMRSHSYLRAIQAGCSQDDDCLSLFSMSAPPGPPITSSILKPSTSFSYRKAPPPIPPGTKAKPLISVTAQSSTESTHESYLPSEVARSPAWSKDAAARCNSAESLESSKVTAVALDLPPVQPRAAPKPSTLIIKAIPGREELRSLARQRKWRPSIGVQVEAVSDSDTESRSQREFHSIGVQVEEDKRRARFKRSNSVTAGVQADLELEGFSGLAVATEDKALQFGRPFQRHSSEPESGRQYAVYKTVHTQGQWAYREDYQLQYDTVEVPRRDSWIERGSRSLPDSGRASPCHRDGEWFIKLLQAEVEKMEGWCQQMEREAEDYDLPEEILEKIRSAVGSAQLLMSQKVQQFYRLCQQNMDPNAFPVPTFQDLAGFWDLLQLSIEDVSMKFGELQQLKANGWKIMEPKEEKKVPPPIPKKPPRSKVHPVKERSLDSVDRQRQEARKRLLAAKRAASFRQSSATESADSIEIYIPEAQTRL, from the exons ATGATGAAAGGCTACCATGGGGAGCGTAGCCAGACACAGCCCTCCTCCGGCCACCGCTGCCGCTGCATCCCCGAGGACTGCGAGCATCCCGCCGACTACatcctgctcagccccagcgaGCCGTGTTCCCTGGAGCATCCCTACTGcccggcgcggagccccggcgCGGCCAGCGAGTGCCCGGGCGGGCCCCTGAGCGAGCCGCCCTCCGCCAGCGCCAGCAGCACCTTCCCGAGGATGCATCACGCGCAGCAGCCCTACGACTCCTGCGACGAATGCATGGCGACCGCCCACCCTGCCAGCAAGATCAACCGCCTGCCCCCCACGCTGCTGGACCAGTTTGAGAAGCAGCTGCCGCTGCACCACGACGGCTTCCACACGCTGCAGTACCCCCGGGCCGGCGGCGCCGAGCCCCGCAGCGAGAGCCCCAGCCGCATCCGCCACCTCGTCCACTCCGTCCAGAAGCTCTTCGCCAAGTCCCACTCCCTGGAGGCGCCGGCCAAGCGGGACTACAACGGCGCCAAGATGGACGGCCGCGGGGACGgctaccaccaccaccaccaccaccaccatcaccaccaccaccaccagtCCCGCCACGGCAAGCGCAGCAAGAGCAAGGACCGTAAGGTGGACTCCCGGCACCGGTCCAAGATGTTGGGCTGGTGGAGCTCCGACGACAACCTGGACAGCGACAGCAGCTACATGGTGTCCGGCCGGCACGCCGCCGACCAGGGCACCCAGTACTGCGTGGACGCTCCCGAAAGTGCCTTCAGAGACTTGACCTTGAAGAGTCTAAAGGGCGGCGGGGAAGGAAAATGCCTGGCCTGTGCCGGCATGTCCATGTCTCTGGATGGCCAGACGCTCAAGAGGAGTGCCTGGCACACCATGACCGTCAGCCAGGCCCGTGAAGCCTATCCCAGCGCCGGCGGCACCGAGAAGACCTTGATGCTTCAGGAAGCAAAGGCCAAAGACCGAGCGTACCAGTACctgcag GTGCCGCAGGACGAGTGGAGCGGGTACCCAGCGGGCAAGGACGGGGAGATCCCGTGCCGGCGGATGCGCAGTGGCAGCTACATCAAGGCCATGGGTGACGAGGACAGCGCCGACTCGGACATCAGCGCCAAGGTGCTGCCCAGGGCGGCCACACGGCGAGACAGCTACCGCCGCTCCTCCAGCGCCGACCAGGCCAGGACCAA GTTTGCAAGTAGGCACTATTCTGATTCATATATCTGtaactgtcccagctgctgcacgCCACCGCGAATGCTCCCGCGGGGACAGAGCTACGGCCGCTCCTTCACCACCGGCCAG ATCAACGACGAGCTCAACCACCAGTTTGAGGCCGTCTGTGAGTCGGTTTTCGGCGAGGTGGAGTCGCAGGCCGTGGAGGCGCTGGACCTGCCCGGCTGCTTCCGCATGCGGAGCCACAGCTACCTGCGGGCCATCCaggctggctgctcccaggaCGACGACTGTCTCTCACTCTTCTCCATGTCGGCCCCCCCTGGGCCGCCCATCACCAGCAGCATCCTGAAGCCCAGCACTT CCTTCAGTTACAGAAAAGCTCCACCTCCCATCCCTCCAGGAACCAAAGCCAAACCTCTCATCTCCGTCACGGCGCAGAGCAGCACCGAGTCCACCCACGAGAGTTACCTGCCCAGCGAGGTCGCCCGCAGCCCCGCCTGGTCCAAAGATGCCGCGGCCCGCTGCAACTCGGCCGAGAGCCTGGAGAGCTCCAAGGTGACGGCCGTGGCCCTCGACCTGCCCCCGGTGCAGCCCCGTGCCGCTCCCAAACCCTCCACGCTCATCATCAAGGCCATCCCAGGCCGGGAGGAGCTGCGGAGCTTGGCTCGGCAGCGCAAGTGGCGTCCCTCCATCGGCGTGCAG GTTGAGGCCGTCTCTGACTCGGATACGGAGAGCCGGAGCCAGAGGGAGTTCCACTCCATCGGGGTGCAGGTGGAGGAGGACAAAAG GCGAGCGCGCTTCAAGCGCTCCAACAGCGTGACCGCGGGCGTGCAGGCGGACCTGGAGCTCGAGGGTTTCTCTGGCCTGGCCGTGGCCACCGAGGACAAAGCGCTGCAGTTCGGGCGGCCCTTCCAGCGGCACTCCTCGGAGCCCGAGTCGGGCCGGCAGTACGCCGTGTACAAGACGGTGCACACGCAGGGGCAGTGGGCGTACCGCGAGGATTACCAGCTGCAGTACGACACGGTGGAGGTGCCCCGCAGGGACTCCTGGATCGAGCGGGGCTCCCGCAGCCTCCCCGACTCCGGCCGCGCCTCCCCGTGCCACCGCGACGGCGAGTGGTTCATCaaactgctgcaggcagaggtggAGAAGATGGAGGGCTGGTGCCAGCAGATGGAGAGGGAGGCGGAGGACTATGACCTGCCCGAGGAGA TCCTGGAGAAGATCCGGAGCGCggtgggcagtgcccagctcctCATGTCCCAGAAGGTGCAGCAGTTCTACCGCCTCTGCCAGCAGAACATG GATCCCAACGCATTCCCCGTGCCCACCTTCCAAGACCTGGCTGGCTTCTGGGacctcctgcagctctccatTGAGGATGTCAGCATGAAGTTTGgggagctccagcagctcaagGCCAATGGGTGGAAGATTATGGAGCCCAAG gaggagaagaaggtgCCTCCCCCGATACCAAAGAAGCCGCCGCGCTCCAAGGTGCACCCGGTGAAGGAGCGCTCCCTGGACTCGGTGGACCGGCAGCGGCAGGAGGCCCGCAAGCGGCTCCTGGCAGCCAAGCGAGCCGCCTCCTTCCGCCAGAGCTCGGCCACCGAGAGCGCGGACAGCATCGAGATCTACATCCCCGAGGCGCAGACCCGGCTGTGA
- the TMEM35B gene encoding transmembrane protein 35B, with translation MAAAFTALRVLLGLFFFLTGVLKVSDWLSADLHRHMASEFVRFAKVFPLKDLGFVPEPGRYLAAVGWVEVMAGLLLAFGPQLLQEISNFILSVIMIGAIYTLLALQEPLAMCAPATLSLGLLLLLNIRGYPAAPRPKFE, from the exons ATGGCGGCGGCCTTCACCGCCCTCCGTGTCCTGCTTGGgctcttcttcttcctcacgGGCGTCCTGAAGGTCTCGGACTGGCTCTCTGCCGACCTGCACCGGCACATG GCATCAGAGTTCGTGCGGTTCGCCAAGGTGTTTCCCCTGAAGGACCTGGGCTTTGTGCCAGAGCCGGGCAGGTACCTGGCAGCCGTGGGCTGGGTGGAGGTGATGGccgggctgctgctggcatttGGACCCCAGCTGCTGCAAGAGATCAGCAACTTCATCCTCAGCGTCATCATGATCG GTGCCATCTACACGCTGCTGGCGCTGCAGGAGCCGCTGGCCATGTGTGCCCCGGCCACCCTCTCCCTCggcctcctcctgctgctcaaCATCCGCGGGTATCCAGCTGCCCCCCGGCCCAAGTTCGAGTGA
- the DLGAP3 gene encoding disks large-associated protein 3 isoform X2, which produces MMKGYHGERSQTQPSSGHRCRCIPEDCEHPADYILLSPSEPCSLEHPYCPARSPGAASECPGGPLSEPPSASASSTFPRMHHAQQPYDSCDECMATAHPASKINRLPPTLLDQFEKQLPLHHDGFHTLQYPRAGGAEPRSESPSRIRHLVHSVQKLFAKSHSLEAPAKRDYNGAKMDGRGDGYHHHHHHHHHHHHHQSRHGKRSKSKDRKVDSRHRSKMLGWWSSDDNLDSDSSYMVSGRHAADQGTQYCVDAPESAFRDLTLKSLKGGGEGKCLACAGMSMSLDGQTLKRSAWHTMTVSQAREAYPSAGGTEKTLMLQEAKAKDRAYQYLQVPQDEWSGYPAGKDGEIPCRRMRSGSYIKAMGDEDSADSDISAKVLPRAATRRDSYRRSSSADQARTNCCTPPRMLPRGQSYGRSFTTGQINDELNHQFEAVCESVFGEVESQAVEALDLPGCFRMRSHSYLRAIQAGCSQDDDCLSLFSMSAPPGPPITSSILKPSTSFSYRKAPPPIPPGTKAKPLISVTAQSSTESTHESYLPSEVARSPAWSKDAAARCNSAESLESSKVTAVALDLPPVQPRAAPKPSTLIIKAIPGREELRSLARQRKWRPSIGVQVEAVSDSDTESRSQREFHSIGVQVEEDKRRARFKRSNSVTAGVQADLELEGFSGLAVATEDKALQFGRPFQRHSSEPESGRQYAVYKTVHTQGQWAYREDYQLQYDTVEVPRRDSWIERGSRSLPDSGRASPCHRDGEWFIKLLQAEVEKMEGWCQQMEREAEDYDLPEEILEKIRSAVGSAQLLMSQKVQQFYRLCQQNMDPNAFPVPTFQDLAGFWDLLQLSIEDVSMKFGELQQLKANGWKIMEPKEEKKVPPPIPKKPPRSKVHPVKERSLDSVDRQRQEARKRLLAAKRAASFRQSSATESADSIEIYIPEAQTRL; this is translated from the exons ATGATGAAAGGCTACCATGGGGAGCGTAGCCAGACACAGCCCTCCTCCGGCCACCGCTGCCGCTGCATCCCCGAGGACTGCGAGCATCCCGCCGACTACatcctgctcagccccagcgaGCCGTGTTCCCTGGAGCATCCCTACTGcccggcgcggagccccggcgCGGCCAGCGAGTGCCCGGGCGGGCCCCTGAGCGAGCCGCCCTCCGCCAGCGCCAGCAGCACCTTCCCGAGGATGCATCACGCGCAGCAGCCCTACGACTCCTGCGACGAATGCATGGCGACCGCCCACCCTGCCAGCAAGATCAACCGCCTGCCCCCCACGCTGCTGGACCAGTTTGAGAAGCAGCTGCCGCTGCACCACGACGGCTTCCACACGCTGCAGTACCCCCGGGCCGGCGGCGCCGAGCCCCGCAGCGAGAGCCCCAGCCGCATCCGCCACCTCGTCCACTCCGTCCAGAAGCTCTTCGCCAAGTCCCACTCCCTGGAGGCGCCGGCCAAGCGGGACTACAACGGCGCCAAGATGGACGGCCGCGGGGACGgctaccaccaccaccaccaccaccaccatcaccaccaccaccaccagtCCCGCCACGGCAAGCGCAGCAAGAGCAAGGACCGTAAGGTGGACTCCCGGCACCGGTCCAAGATGTTGGGCTGGTGGAGCTCCGACGACAACCTGGACAGCGACAGCAGCTACATGGTGTCCGGCCGGCACGCCGCCGACCAGGGCACCCAGTACTGCGTGGACGCTCCCGAAAGTGCCTTCAGAGACTTGACCTTGAAGAGTCTAAAGGGCGGCGGGGAAGGAAAATGCCTGGCCTGTGCCGGCATGTCCATGTCTCTGGATGGCCAGACGCTCAAGAGGAGTGCCTGGCACACCATGACCGTCAGCCAGGCCCGTGAAGCCTATCCCAGCGCCGGCGGCACCGAGAAGACCTTGATGCTTCAGGAAGCAAAGGCCAAAGACCGAGCGTACCAGTACctgcag GTGCCGCAGGACGAGTGGAGCGGGTACCCAGCGGGCAAGGACGGGGAGATCCCGTGCCGGCGGATGCGCAGTGGCAGCTACATCAAGGCCATGGGTGACGAGGACAGCGCCGACTCGGACATCAGCGCCAAGGTGCTGCCCAGGGCGGCCACACGGCGAGACAGCTACCGCCGCTCCTCCAGCGCCGACCAGGCCAGGACCAA ctgctgcacgCCACCGCGAATGCTCCCGCGGGGACAGAGCTACGGCCGCTCCTTCACCACCGGCCAG ATCAACGACGAGCTCAACCACCAGTTTGAGGCCGTCTGTGAGTCGGTTTTCGGCGAGGTGGAGTCGCAGGCCGTGGAGGCGCTGGACCTGCCCGGCTGCTTCCGCATGCGGAGCCACAGCTACCTGCGGGCCATCCaggctggctgctcccaggaCGACGACTGTCTCTCACTCTTCTCCATGTCGGCCCCCCCTGGGCCGCCCATCACCAGCAGCATCCTGAAGCCCAGCACTT CCTTCAGTTACAGAAAAGCTCCACCTCCCATCCCTCCAGGAACCAAAGCCAAACCTCTCATCTCCGTCACGGCGCAGAGCAGCACCGAGTCCACCCACGAGAGTTACCTGCCCAGCGAGGTCGCCCGCAGCCCCGCCTGGTCCAAAGATGCCGCGGCCCGCTGCAACTCGGCCGAGAGCCTGGAGAGCTCCAAGGTGACGGCCGTGGCCCTCGACCTGCCCCCGGTGCAGCCCCGTGCCGCTCCCAAACCCTCCACGCTCATCATCAAGGCCATCCCAGGCCGGGAGGAGCTGCGGAGCTTGGCTCGGCAGCGCAAGTGGCGTCCCTCCATCGGCGTGCAG GTTGAGGCCGTCTCTGACTCGGATACGGAGAGCCGGAGCCAGAGGGAGTTCCACTCCATCGGGGTGCAGGTGGAGGAGGACAAAAG GCGAGCGCGCTTCAAGCGCTCCAACAGCGTGACCGCGGGCGTGCAGGCGGACCTGGAGCTCGAGGGTTTCTCTGGCCTGGCCGTGGCCACCGAGGACAAAGCGCTGCAGTTCGGGCGGCCCTTCCAGCGGCACTCCTCGGAGCCCGAGTCGGGCCGGCAGTACGCCGTGTACAAGACGGTGCACACGCAGGGGCAGTGGGCGTACCGCGAGGATTACCAGCTGCAGTACGACACGGTGGAGGTGCCCCGCAGGGACTCCTGGATCGAGCGGGGCTCCCGCAGCCTCCCCGACTCCGGCCGCGCCTCCCCGTGCCACCGCGACGGCGAGTGGTTCATCaaactgctgcaggcagaggtggAGAAGATGGAGGGCTGGTGCCAGCAGATGGAGAGGGAGGCGGAGGACTATGACCTGCCCGAGGAGA TCCTGGAGAAGATCCGGAGCGCggtgggcagtgcccagctcctCATGTCCCAGAAGGTGCAGCAGTTCTACCGCCTCTGCCAGCAGAACATG GATCCCAACGCATTCCCCGTGCCCACCTTCCAAGACCTGGCTGGCTTCTGGGacctcctgcagctctccatTGAGGATGTCAGCATGAAGTTTGgggagctccagcagctcaagGCCAATGGGTGGAAGATTATGGAGCCCAAG gaggagaagaaggtgCCTCCCCCGATACCAAAGAAGCCGCCGCGCTCCAAGGTGCACCCGGTGAAGGAGCGCTCCCTGGACTCGGTGGACCGGCAGCGGCAGGAGGCCCGCAAGCGGCTCCTGGCAGCCAAGCGAGCCGCCTCCTTCCGCCAGAGCTCGGCCACCGAGAGCGCGGACAGCATCGAGATCTACATCCCCGAGGCGCAGACCCGGCTGTGA
- the LOC105758803 gene encoding platelet-activating factor receptor-like, which yields MNGSVPGPLLVAHPGECVPNNPVQFVLVPITYCLVLCVGLPGNLVALLVFLQSGKVRKAIRIYLINLTLADILFNLTLPLWIHYYLAGGDWLLSEAACRLAGAAYYLATYSAITFMALISFNRFCAVRAARRPLPLTGPRSAALACALAWLLGLGCAVPTLATRQTFATRAGTTACFEQHGRQRGYAYAMVGFFSAAFLVVLGTYASIARALSVPAAASPGSHRQQARAMVLGMLLVFVACVAPYHLTLAPWVGSRPAAPLCGSPDTLDVLHTLSVALLSLNSCLDPVIYCFSIRRFRADLQRTLRKIGRCFPPAPPGPAPAARASSFTSS from the coding sequence ATGAACGGCTCGGTGCCGGGACCGCTGCTCGTGGCACACCCCGGCGAGTGCGTGCCCAACAACCCGGTGCAGTTTGTGCTGGTACCCATCACCTACTGCCTGGTGCTCTGTGTGGGGCTGCCGGGCAACCTGGTGGCACTGCTGGTCTTCCTGCAGAGTGGCAAGGTGAGGAAGGCCATCCGCATCTACCTCATCAACCTCACGCTGGCTGACATCCTCTTCAACCTCACCCTTCCCCTCTGGATCCACTACTACCTGGCTGGAGGGGACTGGCTACTCTCGGAGGCCGCCTGTCGCCTGGCAGGGGCCGCCTACTACCTGGCGACCTACAGCGCCATCACCTTCATGGCTCTCATCAGCTTCAACCGGTTCTGCGCGgtgcgggcggcgcggcggccgcTGCCGCTGACCGGGCCCCGCAGCGCCGCGCTGGCCTGtgccctggcctggctgctggggctgggctgtgccgtGCCCACCCTGGCCACCCGCCAGACCTTCGCCACCCGCGCCGGGACCACCGCCTGCTTCGAGCAGCACGGGCGGCAGCGGGGTTACGCCTACGCCATGGTGGGTTTCTTCTCCGCCGCCTTCCTGGTGGTGCTGGGCACCTACGCCTCCATCGCCCGGGCGCTCTCGGTGCCCGCCGCGGCCTCGCCGGGCTCCCACCGGCAGCAGGCCCGTGCCATggtgctggggatgctgctggtCTTTGTGGCCTGCGTGGCCCCCTACCACCTGACACTGGCCCCGTGGGTGGGCAGCCGGCCCGCTGCACCGCTCTGCGGGTCCCCTGACACCCTGGATGTGCTGCACACGCTGAGTGtggccctgctcagcctcaACAGCTGCCTGGACCCCGTCATCTACTGTTTCTCCATCCGGCGTTTCCGCGCTGACCTGCAGCGGACCCTGCGCAAGATCGGCCGGTGCTTCCCACCAGCCCCTCCcgggccagctcctgctgcccgaGCATCCTCCTTCACCTCCTCCTAG